In Desulfomonile tiedjei DSM 6799, a genomic segment contains:
- a CDS encoding acetoacetate--CoA ligase: protein MPPLWKPSQERIDNANITRFIKIVNDKYKLDIKQYSELYQWSVTNRADFWAEVWEFGGVIASKPWEKVLEDSPSMIGAKWFLGARLNFAENLLRFRDNEIAIIFRGEGLPSTRITYAELYDNVARMAKSLRDAGVKTGDRVAGYVPNMTETIIAMLAATSIGAIWSSCSPDFGIKGVLDRFGQIEPKILFTANGYYYNGKAHDSLERISGILKELPSIEKVVVIPYTEERADISKVPNSVHYRDFISPAQGLEIEFEQLPFDHPLYIMYSSGTTGLPKCMVHGAGGTLMQHLKEHLLHVDLKREDNIYYFTTCGWMMWNWLASALAVGATVLLYDGSPFYPDSGAIFQLAEDEKMTIFGTSARYIAGVEKSGLKPGEKFDLSNLKTMCSTGSPLSEESFQFVYRDVKQDIDLASISGGTDIISCFALGCPILPVYEGELQCRGLGMKVEAYDFRGNSVIGQQGELVCSASFPCMPIYFWNDPDFSKYKKAYFDVYPNVWHHGDFIEITEHGGVKIFGRSDATLNPSGVRIGTAEIYRVVEAIEEISDSIVVGQNWENDVRVILFVKTAANAVLDDNLKNKIKKLIRENTTPRHVPALILPVSDIPCTLNGKKVELAVRNVLEGKPVTNKDALANPEALDQFANIPELS from the coding sequence ATGCCCCCACTTTGGAAACCGTCTCAGGAGAGAATCGATAACGCGAATATCACACGATTCATAAAAATCGTAAATGATAAATACAAGTTAGATATCAAGCAGTATTCCGAACTTTACCAGTGGTCTGTCACCAATCGAGCGGACTTCTGGGCGGAAGTATGGGAATTTGGAGGTGTCATAGCCTCTAAACCCTGGGAAAAAGTGCTTGAGGATTCTCCCTCTATGATCGGGGCTAAATGGTTTCTTGGGGCGCGGCTCAATTTTGCGGAAAACCTCTTGAGATTCCGTGACAATGAGATCGCGATTATTTTCAGGGGGGAAGGCCTTCCCTCCACCCGTATCACCTATGCCGAGTTGTACGACAACGTAGCGCGAATGGCCAAGTCGCTGAGAGACGCAGGCGTTAAGACGGGAGATCGGGTAGCCGGTTACGTGCCCAATATGACCGAAACCATCATTGCTATGCTCGCTGCCACGAGTATAGGAGCTATTTGGTCGTCGTGTTCTCCTGATTTCGGTATCAAGGGGGTGCTCGACAGATTCGGCCAGATCGAACCGAAGATTCTTTTTACTGCCAACGGTTATTACTACAATGGCAAAGCCCATGATTCATTGGAAAGAATTTCCGGCATTCTGAAAGAATTGCCCAGCATCGAAAAAGTAGTGGTCATACCGTATACGGAGGAACGAGCCGATATCAGTAAGGTTCCCAATTCCGTCCATTACCGGGATTTCATCTCACCTGCGCAAGGTCTTGAGATCGAATTCGAGCAACTCCCCTTCGATCATCCGTTGTACATCATGTATTCCTCGGGTACCACCGGGTTGCCCAAATGTATGGTGCACGGAGCCGGTGGAACCTTAATGCAGCATCTCAAAGAGCATCTTTTGCACGTGGATCTCAAGAGAGAAGATAACATTTACTACTTCACCACATGCGGCTGGATGATGTGGAACTGGTTGGCCAGTGCGCTTGCGGTTGGAGCCACAGTTCTTCTCTACGATGGATCTCCGTTTTATCCTGACAGCGGCGCCATTTTTCAACTGGCAGAAGATGAAAAGATGACGATTTTCGGCACCAGTGCCCGGTATATCGCCGGAGTGGAAAAATCGGGACTTAAACCGGGAGAGAAGTTCGATCTGAGCAATCTCAAGACCATGTGCTCCACCGGTTCACCATTGTCGGAAGAATCCTTTCAATTTGTGTATAGGGACGTGAAGCAGGACATTGATCTGGCTTCCATATCCGGCGGGACTGACATTATTTCGTGTTTTGCTCTGGGTTGCCCGATTCTACCCGTGTACGAAGGTGAACTCCAATGCCGCGGACTGGGTATGAAAGTGGAGGCATACGACTTCAGAGGAAATTCCGTGATAGGTCAGCAAGGTGAACTCGTGTGCTCAGCGAGTTTTCCCTGTATGCCAATCTATTTCTGGAACGATCCCGATTTTTCAAAATACAAGAAAGCCTATTTCGATGTGTATCCCAATGTATGGCATCACGGAGATTTCATAGAGATCACCGAGCACGGTGGCGTAAAGATCTTCGGTCGCTCGGATGCGACGCTGAATCCATCCGGAGTCCGGATCGGCACGGCAGAAATCTACCGCGTTGTGGAAGCCATAGAGGAAATCTCCGACAGTATCGTTGTGGGACAGAACTGGGAAAATGATGTTCGAGTTATTTTGTTTGTTAAAACGGCAGCAAACGCGGTTCTTGACGATAATCTGAAGAATAAGATCAAGAAACTGATTCGTGAAAATACGACTCCAAGACATGTGCCGGCTTTGATACTTCCGGTTTCGGATATTCCCTGCACCTTGAACGGAAAAAAAGTCGAGCTCGCTGTGCGCAATGTGCTGGAAGGGAAACCCGTAACAAATAAAGATGCCTTGGCAAATCCGGAGGCCCTGGATCAATTCGCGAATATTCCGGAACTCTCGTGA